A genomic window from Triticum urartu cultivar G1812 chromosome 7, Tu2.1, whole genome shotgun sequence includes:
- the LOC125521724 gene encoding subtilisin-like protease SBT3.9 produces MDSKTSFCGALLLLAALLPLSASASSKLYIVYMGEKKHDDPSVVIASHHDILTSVFGSKDEALRSIVYSYKHGFSGFAAMLTKSQAEAIAKFPEVVTVKPNTFHETHTTRSWDFLALEHNQGPQQPGLLKQAKYGEDVIVGVIDSGIWPESQSFDDNGYGPVPARWKGKCQTGQKFNATSCNRKIIGARWYGPGISAEVLKSDYKSPRDIQGHGTHVASTIAGTEVQGVSYGGLGMGVARGGAPRARFGIYKACWVGAGCPDAAVLAAIDDAIYDGVDVLSLSIAGVGHELPGTLHAVQRGISVVFGGGNDGPVPQTISNAVPWVTTVAASTIDRSFPTLISLGNKEKLVGQSINYNAAMNNSGFQDLVYAGSCDAESLALSNVTGKTVLCYAPAQTATTPPRQALPLAIKSTVEAGAKGLIFAQYTANNLDHLATCKGVMPCALVDFEIAQRILSYWDMTENLVVKVSPAASVVGNGVLSPRVASFSSRGPSMLFPSILKPDIAAPGVSILAADRNSYVFKSGTSMACPHVSAVTALLKSVHPGWSPAMIKSAIVSTASVTDRFGMPIQAEAVPRKLADPFDFGGGHIDPERAVDPGLVYDVDAREYNKFFNCTLGYLDGCESYYLNLNLPSIAVPDLKDKVVLQRTVTNVGPAEATYHLVVEAPAGIDVFVEPSVINFTQSGSKSAKFMVRFTARQRVQGGYTFGSLTWSDGGTRSVRIPIAVRTVIQDFVADTS; encoded by the exons ATGGATTCCAAAACATCATTCTGCGGTGCTCTCCTGCTACTTGCGGCGCTGCTGCCTCTTTCAGCTAGCGCGTCGAGCAAA CTCTATATCGTGTATATGGGGGAAAAGAAGCATGATGACCCGTCCGTGGTCATCGCGTCGCACCATGACATACTAACATCTGTTTTTGGGAG CAAGGATGAAGCCTTGAGGTCCATAGTTTACAGTTACAAGCATGGATTTTCTGGGTTCGCAGCCATGCTTACCAAGTCTCAAGCTGAGGCAATCGCAA AATTTCCCGAAGTTGTCACTGTGAAGCCAAACACTTTTCATGAAACACACACAACTCGGAGCTGGGACTTCCTCGCCCTTGAACATAACCAAGGACCACAACAACCGGGACTCCTCAAACAAGCGAAGTATGGTGAAGATGTCATCGTGGGTGTGATTGATTCAG GCATATGGCCTGAATCGCAAAGCTTTGATGACAACGGGTATGGTCCTGTGCCGGCACGGTGGAAAGGGAAATGCCAGACTGGCCAGAAGTTCAACGCCACAAGTTGCAACCGAAAGATCATCGGCGCGCGGTGGTATGGTCCTGGCATCAGTGCAGAGGTGCTAAAGAGTGACTACAAGTCGCCTAGGGACATCCAGGGCCATGGCACACATGTCGCATCGACTATCGCTGGCACGGAAGTGCAGGGTGTGAGCTACGGAGGCCTAGGCATGGGCGTGGCACGCGGCGGGGCGCCACGTGCGCGGTTCGGTATCTACAAGGCGTGCTGGGTGGGTGCGGGTTGCCCCGACGCAGCGGTCCTTGCGGCCATCGATGACGCCATATATGATGGTGTGGATGTTTTGTCGCTATCGATTGCAGGGGTTGGTCATGAGCTCCCAGGGACACTGCATGCTGTGCAAAGAGGGATATCCGTCGTGTTTGGTGGAGGGAACGATGGCCCGGTGCCACAGACTATAAGTAATGCCGTACCATGGGTTACGACGGTGGCCGCTAGCACGATTGACCGTTCTTTCCCGACGTTGATATCGCTCGGAAACAAAGAAAAGCTTGTG GGGCAGTCTATAAACTACAATGCGGCTATGAACAACAGCGGCTTTCAGGACCTTGTATATGCGGGGAG CTGCGACGCCGAATCACTGGCGTTGAGCAATGTCACTGGCAAAACCGTCCTCTGTTACGCACCAGCCCAGACAGCCACCACGCCCCCCAGGCAAGCACTCCCTTTGGCAATCAAAAGCACCGTCGAAGCAGGGGCCAAGGGCCTCATCTTTGCACAGTACACAGCCAACAATCTGGACCACCTGGCCACGTGCAAGGGAGTTATGCCTTGCGCTCTGGTGGATTTCGAGATCGCACAACGAATTCTCTCCTACTGGGACATGACTGA GAATCTGGTGGTGAAGGTGTCCCCGGCAGCAAGCGTTGTCGGAAACGGCGTGTTGTCGCCGAGGGTCGCCTCGTTCTCGTCCAGAGGTCCAAGCATGTTGTTCCCTAGCATACTCAAG CCCGACATTGCTGCACCTGGCGTCAGCATCTTGGCAGCTGACCGCAACTCCTACGTGTTCAAATCCGGGACATCCATGGCGTGCCCACATGTCTCCGCTGTGACCGCACTGCTCAAGTCGGTTCACCCTGGCTGGTCACCTGCCATGATCAAGTCTGCCATCGTCAGCACAG CATCTGTGACGGATCGTTTTGGCATGCCAATCCAAGCAGAAGCGGTCCCAAGGAAACTAGCCGACCCCTTCGACTTTGGTGGTGGACATATTGACCCAGAAAGAGCTGTTGATCCTGGCTTGGTTTACGACGTGGATGCAAGGGAGTACAACAAGTTTTTCAACTGCACCCTTGGATATTTAGATGGTTGTGAGTCCTACTACCTCAATCTCAACCTCCCGTCAATTGCCGTGCCAGACCTCAAAGACAAGGTGGTGCTTCAGCGCACTGTGACTAACGTTGGGCCGGCAGAAGCAACATATCATTTAGTGGTTGAAGCTCCAGCGGGGATAGATGTGTTCGTGGAGCCATCTGTGATTAATTTCACCCAAAGCGGTAGTAAAAGCGCGAAGTTTATGGTGAGATTCACAGCAAGGCAGAGAGTACAAGGTGGGTACACTTTCGGGAGCTTGACATGGTCAGATGGAGGTACTCGCTCAGTGAGAATTCCTATTGCGGTGCGGACTGTGATACAAGACTTTGTTGCAGATACATCTTAA